In one window of Schistosoma haematobium chromosome 5, whole genome shotgun sequence DNA:
- a CDS encoding hypothetical protein (EggNog:ENOG41KOG1716~COG:V) — protein sequence MYVNMMNSHSYSRHWNGVGDPVHPLSRTGHSAVSHGRYIYVLNGYGPSDDKMILFERIGLTRYDIITNCIECLPIHWDIKSLQDHMFNELILLTSGNSAVLCPELLNRNNEKQSACIYTFGGFSLLGNIHLNALCRYELTHTNLPKYITNANTNTNTNTTATTTTTTTTTTNNNNNNNNNNNNNNNITSTGLRPHCCHASVISGHGILSYLACLPQDITGHQSINLTMLKSLQRRFNYDYSSNIQLRKNTNKHCNNLLPSPRDKFCMEYYNGKLYLFGGYGPQFKPLSLWPNQFYQWPYLYDPNDNQSWIICDNNGGWNNQLIIYDIHQNQWNLIHQLNVIGKFPTPRAAHCSIILPNHGWFIIFGGRGPYTNNHNHINTSQHLSDYRMGRLNDMYCFNINLMEWTKILTPLDIPNIISNHYIKQPTISCIWPCGRSWMNMIAINESLSIQNDSSSSSSCCCCSSSSKYKPMNEMNIQLFLHGGYSNDEKSLNDAYLINIHLCKQYKQLKAEIIHSTKEVNIISNNNNNNDNNDNASYLMDLNKQQNYYIESLNPMNNDTDSNKPTLINGYICSQQQSMDDKKYINLNVNSFGEILFNEQLYIDLIQLYYSIDSNLMTELFEANNHTTYNNNSSSNMLDNLNLFLHDFNYHLYMYQNSSFTVHNHYNYQPDKCINPKETLYRIALLHTIFVQYLNENYCLYTINKQKDKDSKMNSTTTTVTRTNQLIEDLNNICDNYQSDLEFTQNSIFSTLISMFLKFMLPWQIIQMMLQEKNSWLTNEYRLELIHKLIPQCNMYKKQHLKNSSSLSIYQLDVNNPFILNKLLLLMTPNQIHNPINYSTYSDDRLLSYIQQTIMSIIKCYHSQSPFYIDIRNTPMNEKFFSSSSSSSFIMMKIFNKPIHRHWHTVTLGLDRRVYVIGGAGQKALDIPLECYNLNGPIQLTIQCSIKITKLILSKFLYTIEYGLLTMNKNHNDNNHSMNNDDDNNSTTIFPYSCHLNKNKLKMDYLKNLDENLKNLLNYHVKYLLEEWLL from the coding sequence atgATACTTTTTGAACGAATCGGTTTAACACGATATGATATTATAACAAATTGTATAGAATGTTTACCTATACATTGGGATATTAAATCATTACAAGATCATATGTTCAATGAATTAATTCTATTAACATCTGGTAATAGTGCTGTATTATGTCCAGAattattaaatagaaataatgaaaaacaatcAGCTTGTATTTATACATTTGGAGGTTTTTCACTACTAggtaatattcatttaaatgcATTATGTCGATATGAATTAACTCATACTAATCTACCAAAATATATAACTAAtgctaatactaatactaatactaatactactgctactactactactactactactactactactaataataataataataataataataataataataataataataatataacatcCACTGGTTTAAGACCACATTGTTGCCATGCATCTGTAATTAGTGGACATGGTATTTTAAGTTATTTAGCATGTTTACCACAAGATATAACTGGACATCAATCTATTAATTTAACAATGTTAAAATCATTACAAAGACGATTCAATTATGATTATTCAAGTAATAtacaattaagaaaaaatactAATAAACATTGTAATAATCTTTTACCATCACCACGTGATAAATTTTGTATGGAATATTATAATGGTAAACTTTATCTATTTGGTGGTTATGGTCCACAATTTAAACCATTATCTCTATGGCCAAATCAATTTTATCAATGGCCATATTTATATGATCCAAATGATAATCAAAGTTGGATTATATGTGATAATAATGGTGGATggaataatcaattaattatttatgataTTCATCAAAATCAATGGAATTTAATTCATCAATTAAATGTCATTGGGAAATTTCCAACACCACGTGCAGCTCATTGTTCTATTATATTACCTAATCATGGTTGGTTCATTATATTTGGTGGTCGTGGTCCATatactaataatcataatcatataaATACATCACAACACTTATCAGATTATCGTATGGGTAGATTAAATGATAtgtattgttttaatattaatttaatgGAATGGACTAAAATTTTAACACCATTAGATATACCAAATATAATAAGTAATCATTATATTAAACAACCAACAATATCATGTATATGGCCATGTGGTCGATCTTGGATGAATATGATCGCTATCAATGAATCATTATCTATACAGAACGATTCTTCTTCTTCgtcttcttgttgttgttgttcttcttcttctaaataTAAACCAATGAATGAAATGAACATTCAATTATTTCTACATGGTGGTTATTCTAATGATGAAAAATCATTGAATGAtgcttatttaataaatattcatttatgtaaacaatataaacaattaaaaGCTGAAATTATTCATTCTACAAAAGAGGTCAATATtatatctaataataataataataatgataataatgacaatgcTTCTTATTTAAtggatttaaataaacaacaaaattattatattgaatCATTGAATCCAATGAATAATGATACGGATTCAAATAAACCAACTCTAATAAATGGTTATATATGTTCACAACAACAATCAATGGATGataagaaatatattaatttaaatgtGAATTCATTTGGagaaattttattcaatgaacaaTTGTATATAGATTTAATTCAATTGTATTATTCAATAGATTCAAATTTGATGACTGAATTATTTGAAGCCAAtaatcatactacttataataataatagtagtagtaatatgttagataatttgaatttatttttacatgatttcaattatcatttatatatgtatcaaaattcatcttttacagtacataatcattataattatcAACCTGATAAATGTATAAATCCTAAAGAAACATTATATCGTATTGCTTTATTACATACtatatttgtacaatatttaaatgaaaattattgtttatatactATCAATAAACAAAAAGATAAAGATTCAAAGATgaactctactactactacggtTACTAGGACCAATCAACTTATTGAAGATTTGAATAATATATGTGATAATTATCAATCTGATTTAgaatttactcaaaattcaatATTTTCTACATTAATAAGTATGTTTCTTAAATTTATGTTACCATGGCAAATCATTCAAATGATGTTACAAGAAAAAAATAGTTGGTTAACAAATGAATATCGTTTAGAATTAATACATAAATTAATACCACAATGCAATATGTataaaaaacaacatttaaaaAATTCTTCATCATTATCCATATATCAATTAGATGTAAATAATCCattcattcttaataaattattattattaatgacacCAAATCAAATACATAATCCAATAAATTATTCTACATATAGTGATGATCGTTTATTATCATATATACAACAAACAATCATGtcaataataaaatgttatcATAGTCAATCACCATTTTATATTGATATTAGAAATACTCCTATGAATGAGAAATTCttttcttcatcatcatcatcatcatttattatgatgaaaatatttaataaaccaATTCATCGTCATTGGCATACTGTAACATTAGGTTTAGATAGACGTGTATATGTTATTGGTGGAGCTGGTCAAAAAGCATTAGATATACCATTGGAATGTTATAATTTAAATGGACCAATTCAATTAACTATACAATGTTCTATAAAAATAACTAAACTTATTTTATCTAAATTTTTATATACCATAGAATATGGTTTATTAACAATGAATAagaatcataatgataataatcacagtatgaataatgatgatgataataatagtactacAATCTTTCCATATTCTtgtcatttaaataaaaataaattaaaaatggattatttaaagaatttagatgaaaatttaaaaaatcttttaaattatcatGTGAAATACTTATTAGAAGAATGGTTATTATAA
- a CDS encoding hypothetical protein (EggNog:ENOG41KOG1716~COG:V), which produces MMNSHSYSRHWNGVGDPVHPLSRTGHSAVSHGRYIYVLNGYGPSDDKMILFERIGLTRYDIITNCIECLPIHWDIKSLQDHMFNELILLTSGNSAVLCPELLNRNNEKQSACIYTFGGFSLLGNIHLNALCRYELTHTNLPKYITNANTNTNTNTTATTTTTTTTTTNNNNNNNNNNNNNNNITSTGLRPHCCHASVISGHGILSYLACLPQDITGHQSINLTMLKSLQRRFNYDYSSNIQLRKNTNKHCNNLLPSPRDKFCMEYYNGKLYLFGGYGPQFKPLSLWPNQFYQWPYLYDPNDNQSWIICDNNGGWNNQLIIYDIHQNQWNLIHQLNVIGKFPTPRAAHCSIILPNHGWFIIFGGRGPYTNNHNHINTSQHLSDYRMGRLNDMYCFNINLMEWTKILTPLDIPNIISNHYIKQPTISCIWPCGRSWMNMIAINESLSIQNDSSSSSSCCCCSSSSKYKPMNEMNIQLFLHGGYSNDEKSLNDAYLINIHLCKQYKQLKAEIIHSTKEVNIISNNNNNNDNNDNASYLMDLNKQQNYYIESLNPMNNDTDSNKPTLINGYICSQQQSMDDKKYINLNVNSFGEILFNEQLYIDLIQLYYSIDSNLMTELFEANNHTTYNNNSSSNMLDNLNLFLHDFNYHLYMYQNSSFTVHNHYNYQPDKCINPKETLYRIALLHTIFVQYLNENYCLYTINKQKDKDSKMNSTTTTVTRTNQLIEDLNNICDNYQSDLEFTQNSIFSTLISMFLKFMLPWQIIQMMLQEKNSWLTNEYRLELIHKLIPQCNMYKKQHLKNSSSLSIYQLDVNNPFILNKLLLLMTPNQIHNPINYSTYSDDRLLSYIQQTIMSIIKCYHSQSPFYIDIRNTPMNEKFFSSSSSSSFIMMKIFNKPIHRHWHTVTLGLDRRVYVIGGAGQKALDIPLECYNLNGPIQLTIQCSIKITKLILSKFLYTIEYGLLTMNKNHNDNNHSMNNDDDNNSTTIFPYSCHLNKNKLKMDYLKNLDENLKNLLNYHVKYLLEEWLL; this is translated from the coding sequence atgATACTTTTTGAACGAATCGGTTTAACACGATATGATATTATAACAAATTGTATAGAATGTTTACCTATACATTGGGATATTAAATCATTACAAGATCATATGTTCAATGAATTAATTCTATTAACATCTGGTAATAGTGCTGTATTATGTCCAGAattattaaatagaaataatgaaaaacaatcAGCTTGTATTTATACATTTGGAGGTTTTTCACTACTAggtaatattcatttaaatgcATTATGTCGATATGAATTAACTCATACTAATCTACCAAAATATATAACTAAtgctaatactaatactaatactaatactactgctactactactactactactactactactactaataataataataataataataataataataataataataataatataacatcCACTGGTTTAAGACCACATTGTTGCCATGCATCTGTAATTAGTGGACATGGTATTTTAAGTTATTTAGCATGTTTACCACAAGATATAACTGGACATCAATCTATTAATTTAACAATGTTAAAATCATTACAAAGACGATTCAATTATGATTATTCAAGTAATAtacaattaagaaaaaatactAATAAACATTGTAATAATCTTTTACCATCACCACGTGATAAATTTTGTATGGAATATTATAATGGTAAACTTTATCTATTTGGTGGTTATGGTCCACAATTTAAACCATTATCTCTATGGCCAAATCAATTTTATCAATGGCCATATTTATATGATCCAAATGATAATCAAAGTTGGATTATATGTGATAATAATGGTGGATggaataatcaattaattatttatgataTTCATCAAAATCAATGGAATTTAATTCATCAATTAAATGTCATTGGGAAATTTCCAACACCACGTGCAGCTCATTGTTCTATTATATTACCTAATCATGGTTGGTTCATTATATTTGGTGGTCGTGGTCCATatactaataatcataatcatataaATACATCACAACACTTATCAGATTATCGTATGGGTAGATTAAATGATAtgtattgttttaatattaatttaatgGAATGGACTAAAATTTTAACACCATTAGATATACCAAATATAATAAGTAATCATTATATTAAACAACCAACAATATCATGTATATGGCCATGTGGTCGATCTTGGATGAATATGATCGCTATCAATGAATCATTATCTATACAGAACGATTCTTCTTCTTCgtcttcttgttgttgttgttcttcttcttctaaataTAAACCAATGAATGAAATGAACATTCAATTATTTCTACATGGTGGTTATTCTAATGATGAAAAATCATTGAATGAtgcttatttaataaatattcatttatgtaaacaatataaacaattaaaaGCTGAAATTATTCATTCTACAAAAGAGGTCAATATtatatctaataataataataataatgataataatgacaatgcTTCTTATTTAAtggatttaaataaacaacaaaattattatattgaatCATTGAATCCAATGAATAATGATACGGATTCAAATAAACCAACTCTAATAAATGGTTATATATGTTCACAACAACAATCAATGGATGataagaaatatattaatttaaatgtGAATTCATTTGGagaaattttattcaatgaacaaTTGTATATAGATTTAATTCAATTGTATTATTCAATAGATTCAAATTTGATGACTGAATTATTTGAAGCCAAtaatcatactacttataataataatagtagtagtaatatgttagataatttgaatttatttttacatgatttcaattatcatttatatatgtatcaaaattcatcttttacagtacataatcattataattatcAACCTGATAAATGTATAAATCCTAAAGAAACATTATATCGTATTGCTTTATTACATACtatatttgtacaatatttaaatgaaaattattgtttatatactATCAATAAACAAAAAGATAAAGATTCAAAGATgaactctactactactacggtTACTAGGACCAATCAACTTATTGAAGATTTGAATAATATATGTGATAATTATCAATCTGATTTAgaatttactcaaaattcaatATTTTCTACATTAATAAGTATGTTTCTTAAATTTATGTTACCATGGCAAATCATTCAAATGATGTTACAAGAAAAAAATAGTTGGTTAACAAATGAATATCGTTTAGAATTAATACATAAATTAATACCACAATGCAATATGTataaaaaacaacatttaaaaAATTCTTCATCATTATCCATATATCAATTAGATGTAAATAATCCattcattcttaataaattattattattaatgacacCAAATCAAATACATAATCCAATAAATTATTCTACATATAGTGATGATCGTTTATTATCATATATACAACAAACAATCATGtcaataataaaatgttatcATAGTCAATCACCATTTTATATTGATATTAGAAATACTCCTATGAATGAGAAATTCttttcttcatcatcatcatcatcatttattatgatgaaaatatttaataaaccaATTCATCGTCATTGGCATACTGTAACATTAGGTTTAGATAGACGTGTATATGTTATTGGTGGAGCTGGTCAAAAAGCATTAGATATACCATTGGAATGTTATAATTTAAATGGACCAATTCAATTAACTATACAATGTTCTATAAAAATAACTAAACTTATTTTATCTAAATTTTTATATACCATAGAATATGGTTTATTAACAATGAATAagaatcataatgataataatcacagtatgaataatgatgatgataataatagtactacAATCTTTCCATATTCTtgtcatttaaataaaaataaattaaaaatggattatttaaagaatttagatgaaaatttaaaaaatcttttaaattatcatGTGAAATACTTATTAGAAGAATGGTTATTATAA